One Mobula hypostoma chromosome 5, sMobHyp1.1, whole genome shotgun sequence DNA segment encodes these proteins:
- the nipsnap3a gene encoding LOW QUALITY PROTEIN: protein NipSnap homolog 3A (The sequence of the model RefSeq protein was modified relative to this genomic sequence to represent the inferred CDS: deleted 1 base in 1 codon) has translation MYSLGSRLGQLRTAAACSLFPRLQDKLLQVACSGARQQLGSWNSGAKPAAHSLPWESNRWVHRFVGTSMGPQQQGGTFYEFRTYTIQPGKMADFAKLTNDNIHLRTAHSELVGYWSVELGALNEVFHIWKYGSYKERTAVRKALEDEKDWQQHYISKMVSLVTKQTSEVTYLVPWAQMYTPSKPGVYELISYQMVPGGPAVWGKAFQKAVSAHEHVGYCKLVGVFHSEFGQLNKVHALWWYEDCDARAAGRRRAHEDVRVVAAVRDSATYLMTQNNRLLIPTPFSPLK, from the exons ATGTACAGCCTCGGCAGCAGGCTAGGCCAGCTCCGGACAGCCGCGGCATGCTCCCTCTTCCCCAGATTGCAG GATAAGTTACTCCAAGTTGCATGCAGCGGAGCACGTCAGCAGCTCGGGTCGTGGAACAGTGGAGCC AAGCCAGCTGCGCATAGCCTTCCTTGGGAATCCAACCGCTGG GTCCACAGATTTGTAGGAACTTCCATGGGACCCCAGCAGCAAGGTGGCACTTTTTATGAGTTCCGCACCTATACCATACAACCGGGGAAGATGGCTGACTTTGCAAAGCTAACAAATGATAATATTCACCTGCGCACTGCCCATTCAGAGCTGGTTGGCTATTGGTCTGTGGAGTTGGGGGCTCTCAATGAAGTCTTTCATATATGGAAATATG GTAGTTATAAGGAGCGAACTGCTGTGCGAAAAGCTCTGGAAGATGAGAAAGATTGGCAACAGCATTATATTTCAAAAATGGTCTCATTGGTCACCAAGCAAACAAGTGAAGTCACCTACCTGGTGCCTTGGGCACAGATGTATACACCATCAAAACCAG GTGTATATGAATTAATAAGCTATCAAATGGTACCAGGTGGACCAGCTGTGTGGGGAAAAGCCTTCCAGAAGGCAGTGAGTGCACACGAGCACGTTGGATACTGCAAATTAGTTGGGGTATTCCACAGCGAATTTGGCCAACTCAACAAAG TCCATGCCCTCTGGTGGTATGAGGACTGTGATGCACGAGCAGCTGGAAGGCGCAGGGCTCACGAGGACGTCAGGGTGGTGGCTGCAG TGAGGGATAGTGCGACATACCTGATGACCCAGAATAACAGACTTCTAATTCCTACACCGTTCTCgcctctgaaatga